In the genome of Yarrowia lipolytica chromosome 1B, complete sequence, the window AAGCTCGACAACCGGGTGGTTATCACCATGAGGGACCTTGATATGGTATTGAGACGAAATGAGGGTCTGAAGGAGGCTGTTTATGCGTTTCAAGGGTAGGATAGGGGGTATTTATTGACTATTTATTTGAACATTTGAACATTTGAACATTTTGATCAAGTTGAGCAGAAATGCGAGTGATCAAGAGGTGGAAATGTCTCACCTTGGCCATTAATCGAACGCAGTGGACATTCTAGTAAGATTATTTTCATTTATTGACCAATTTAATGTCTGATACATTTTATTCACATTGTTCTGAATTTCCATGGGTTTTTTGCCCAAATCGAGACCCGTCACGGTCTCGAATTCAAGATAACCTTACACTATATGATCCTGACCAAAATCGAACCGGCGAGCTTCCTCCATGCAAAAGTCTAATTCTTGCACCCATGAAATTTCTCAATAGGCGGAAACTATCACCAGAtcacacatcaccacaatcACAATGCTGCGACTAACTCGATCGGTGAAAAACCTGAGTCTGGGCGCCGTGCGGTTCCAGTCAACACAGGCTCCTCGACAGCCCAAAAACATGTTTGTGCGAGAGGCTGAGCGGGCTGAGCGAGACGCACAGGAAGCCCAGAagtggagaggaggaaagAAGCACCTGAATTTTGGTGTGGACATGAGCATCTCCGAGACACCTCGCGGCGCGGCCGAGAACGTGCGAGTTGCCCCCGCAACGGCTCTTCAGTACACTGGTCGAGGAGCTCATGAGCAGACCATGGAGGTCGTGAACCGAGTCCGACGTCAGTACGAGTTCCTTCCTAGAAACCGAGAGGGTGTTTCTCCCCCTAATTTCGTGACCCGAATCACTTACCTGACCATGCTTGGTTCTTCCGAGCCCGTTTCCGGCCCCCAGCATACTGAGCTCaccaaggctctggccGATCTGTACTACATTGACAACCAGCTCAAGCCCCAGGTGGTGAAGGATCTACTGCGTCGATTCTCGCGAAAGATTGATACCGACGCAGAGTCCGGCGAGATCGAGACTCTGGACGAGCAGGGACGAGCTGTGACCCGAGGTCGACGAAAGACCTCTTCTGCACGAGTCATTGTCACCAAGGCTCCCGAGGGAACCGTCGGTGAAGTCCGAGTCAACGGTCTGTTGCTGTCCCAGTATTTCAAGGAGCTTCAGCATCGATCCGAGGTGCTGTTCCCTCTGTCGGTCGTCCAGTCCGAGGGCAAATACAACGTGTTTGCTACTGTCCTCGGTGGAGGCAACTCTGGCAAGGCCGGCGCTATTTCTCTGGGCATTGCTCGAGGCATTATTGTCCACAACCCCCTGCTCCGAAAGCGACTGTCTAAGGCCGGATGTCTGACTCGAGACGCCCGTAccaaggagcgaaagaagcCTGGTCTCCGACGAGCCCGAGCCGCCCCTACCTGGGTCAAGCGATAAGAGACGAGAACTGTATATATTTGTCTTGTGGAGACGCCACTTGGCTGCCTTGAGCAGAACGATAGGTTGTCAGTGGTGGTTGCACTTGGCCGTTGTTGGTATACCTGTATATAAGATAACGAAGATGTTTGATTGAGATGGCACGAGTATGCAATAGTCTTACAGAAAGAATACGTCTGGCAGCACACAATTCTGCCATTACAGAGAACCTAACTCCTATGTCATTCTCTGACCAATGATCTCGCGACATACCTTATAGATATGTTCCTTGATTCatttcatcttctcaagaTTCCCTGTCATCTATATCATTACAATCTATAGCTACCACTGGCACATACCGTGGAACTAGTCAGTACTTGTGCCTTATTTGGGCCTGGGGATCTCTGTGACGAAGACCTGAACCCGCTTTTGGAACACTCGCCACCAATCTGAACCCGCTTTGGAACACTCGCACCAATCTCTGTCCGCTATGCGTGTGACCATGTTTCCAAGGATGAAACAAAGAGATCGGCACTATACACAGTAAGTAAAGTCGACCTGATAACGACCTGACTTGGACCGAAACGTTTCGGAGACACCTGAGAAGATTCCAATGGGCAAGTGTCTAACACAGATACCGAGTTTGACATGCCGATTGAGGATGAGTCTCACGTCGATAAAAGATGGAACAAACCCCAGATCTGAGTCACCACTTCATCTTTTCAGCATCAGATCCTCTCAAGATTCTTCAGATGTAGAAATTCATGTTTCTGATACAGCCGGGGGCCAGTTCGAGCCAGTTTGATGAGACCAGCTCGACTGTTCGTATTTTTGGAGTAGTTTCTGCGAGAGTTGTGTGTAGTAGAAAAGGCTCAACCTCGCGTTTTATCCTCGTATAATAATGTATCCTGTACAATAACGTATGATGTAATCTTTTTATTGAAACCTGGATTAATTCCTGAAAGGTTGCGTTAAGTAGAGATCTTGATATTGTTATCTCCTCcaaggtacagtacagtacagatgtttttttgtttttattttattttgttttattttattctatctatttatttaattttgTTCCACATGGTGTCATGCACTCCACCACTACACTTTCCAGGCTTATCACAATTTTATCTCACTTGCAACTAACACCCCAAAGAATGTTTTTTGCTCGGCACGCCAGCACCTTGAAGTCCAATAAATCGTTGGAGCATGTGAGTATGAGAATTGAGAACCTGAAGCTGGTCGCAACGGCGACTAGAACTGGGTGAAGGTCATAGCAGCAGAAGTGCTGACTCAACCCCGATCCCAACTAAGGCACCACTGCAGAAATTGCCAACAAATATCGGATTattggagaaggagtctgGAGAAaggagtcacgtgatccaaGCTGGCAACGCTAGTGTAATGGCTGTCAGGGGAGTGGCTTCTTCTGTTTGGCAGGTCGTTCTTGTGGTGCCATGAGATCAGCTGTTACTTGCTGTTGGGTGGATATACGAATACGGGTGATCTAAGGAAACAGCAGTACCATAATCTCGCCGAAAGTTTTGGAACTACCATTGATATGTGACATCTGAAAGTCTGCAATGTCAACAGTGGTAACTCTCAAGAGCAGAGCATCATCTGGGGTCAATTCTACGCATCAGTCAAATGCTAACCCAAGTTCGttcaagcagctgcagccCGTCAGTTGTGGCGAGACATCTGCAAAGCAGCGTACACCACTCCGCCTACAACCCGGAATGAACTTATTACTTACGCCCGAACCGAGTTTGATCGACGCAAAAACGAGTCGGATATCCTGAAGATTCGGTACTACATTTCGACCGGCACAAAGGAGTTCCAGACCATCGCAAAGAACATGGGAATTTCGCTTTAGGGACATTCAAAGGGCTACAGAGATCTTCTTCGACACCACCTGATCCATAACCGCATTATAGGACACACAGGGCTATCCACTAAGGCTGCATATAATGGCTATCACGAAGAACAAAAGACCACCGCAGGTACAGTTAATGAGATAGTAATCAATTAAAGTAAGCGAGTGACATGTAGAAGTTTCCCTCACATATAAGGAACGACTGGCCACTTACTCCTTAAATCCGTTGTTAATCTCCTGTTCAAAACGTGCCATCATAAAGGTCCATCACCAAGGGTAACAGCTGGACTCGGCAGAGTCGAATAACTCTTGACTCGAATGAACATACCAGTAGTAGGTCAATGATTTTGGACCAGAAAAGCTCGATAGTCTCCATGAAGGAGGTACTCCAACCCTGGGGAGTGCGGCCTGGGGTAATTATCTCAGGAAAATGGTTGATGAACTCGGTTTTAAGGGCAGGGGTAGGGGTTTGAGAGAAGTTGAATCACGCCTCTGAGGTTCCTACTAACTGACTGATAATATTTACTTTTCATAGTTCTTCTTTAAGAAGTCGCAACGCGAAATATGAATTAAAAAAGtaattattattattattatattTACTGATGGATCGGCTCGGTGAATTTCTCATTAAAGGTATTCTTTGTAGGCTCGTTCTGCCGTTGTCAATCATGGCTAGCACTGAGAAGAAACCTCCATCTACACTTCCCGATTGGTCAAGCCTATCGAGTGTCTAATGATTGAGGGagagtccttcttgagaccGGAACTTGACCAGACGGATCTGCTGCTCATCAGTGTGGTACATGGCAATGATATATGATGGCAACAGAATTGGTGCAGTTCTTCTGGAACTGTTCGTACGGGAGTCTAAGTCACACGGGAAATGACCTCTTTggtaccgtatgtacaggaTGTACTGGTATATAACGATGCGTGGGACTTATGAGTCAATGAGCTCAACTACGACTCGAATCTACTCGAGTTATAAGGACATTAGCAGAACGGAGACGGGATCAGAACCCCCACCGAGGTACTCATAATCGCTCTTCGAAAGCAGTACTCTGTGAGTTCTTGCAAATCTCCAAAACGCCAGGCCTGTCCTACAGGTAATCTTCTTGCTAACCAGTCAATGCGAAAATGATTCAAGTCATGTTGAGATGGTCGGCTTTGAGTTGGCGATTCGGTCACGGTTTGAAGAAGCTATGGTATCCACATGAAACTACGATTTCTCGTCAGATAAGTAATGTCTAAGCTCCAGAGAGAGCACAGTTGGCGGGGTCTGTAGAAGACATACCATAATCCTAAGTACTGGCCATACCGTTGTTATTTGGACAGTATGTGTGTATCCATAAGGCCCCTCTTTCCTTTCTTCGACTAAGACGACAGTAATTTTCCTTGAAACTAGCATCCACGAGATCACATAATTCAACAAATTCCAAGTTAGAATGGAACGGAATGAAGTTGAATATCCTTGTTACATTCATATAGAAGGTCTCCGAACTCATATTACAGCCCTTTTCTCTCCCCGTAGAATGTTCTTCAGAGAGAGAATGTTCGAGCGTAAAAAGAAAGTTTCATCATCGTATCCGACTAACCTTATTTTTGACAAAGGTCTCGGTTCATCTCTACATTACCGTCTACAATTTACCAAAATGTTCTAAAGAACTAGTTTGCGGTTTCTCGCTCGCCGTCACGTCAACCTCCACAGATTCTCTGGTATTCTTTCTCCTTCGACAACGTTCTCTTTCTTTCAATCATGCAGAGATCGACACTAATATTTGCCACTAATGCAACTCTGACGAGGTCTTTCGAAACTCAATCCGGCTACTTCAACAATATAAAAGGCCCCTCGATCGCCCTGTTT includes:
- a CDS encoding mitochondrial 37S ribosomal protein uS9m (Compare to YALI0B06116g, similar to Saccharomyces cerevisiae MRPS9 (YBR146W); ancestral locus Anc_3.117, similar to uniprot|P38120 Saccharomyces cerevisiae YBR146W Probable 40S ribosomal protein S9 mitochondrial precursor) is translated as MLRLTRSVKNLSLGAVRFQSTQAPRQPKNMFVREAERAERDAQEAQKWRGGKKHLNFGVDMSISETPRGAAENVRVAPATALQYTGRGAHEQTMEVVNRVRRQYEFLPRNREGVSPPNFVTRITYLTMLGSSEPVSGPQHTELTKALADLYYIDNQLKPQVVKDLLRRFSRKIDTDAESGEIETLDEQGRAVTRGRRKTSSARVIVTKAPEGTVGEVRVNGLLLSQYFKELQHRSEVLFPLSVVQSEGKYNVFATVLGGGNSGKAGAISLGIARGIIVHNPLLRKRLSKAGCLTRDARTKERKKPGLRRARAAPTWVKR